The region CTGCCTCTCGGAACCTGGCGCTGGCTCGAACCCCGCCCAGATGACGACCACCGCCGAGAAGACCGAGGACGGCTATCGTCTCTCCGGCGAGAAGCAGTGGATCACCAACGGCCAGCGCGCGGGCGTCTACATCGTCTTCGCCAAAACCGACCCCGAAGACCGCGGCTCCATCACCCAGTTCCTCGTTCCCGCTGACTACGACGGCGTCGAGGTGGGCAAAAAGGAGCACAAACTCGGCCTCCGAGCCAGCGACACCACGGGGATGACGTTCGACGGCGTCGAGATTCCCGAGAAATACCGGCTCACGCCGGAGGGAGAGGGACTCTCAGCTGCCTTCCGCATCCTGACCGGTGGCCGGCTGGGAATCGCCTCGCAGGCCCTCGGCGTCGCACAGGCCGCGCTGGACGAAGCCGTCGACTACGCCGGCAACCGCGAACAGTTCGGCAAGCCCATCGGCGAGATCCAGACCATCCGGCACAAGATTGCGGACATGGCCACGCAGGTCCAAGCGTCACGCCTGCTCTGTCGTGAAGCCGCCCGGATGGCCGACAACGGCGAGGACCCCCGCACCATCGCGTCGATGGCGAAATACTTCGCCAGCGAGGCGGCGATGGATGTGACCAACGAGGCAGTCCAAATTCACGGTGGCTACGGCTACATGTCTGAGTTCGACGTGGAGCGGTTCTACCGTGACGCCAAGATCACGACCATCTACGAGGGGACCAGCGAGATCCAGAAAACCATCATCGCGCGGGACCTGCTGGACTGAGTCGCTCTCGTATTGGGGATTAATTTAGCACCGTGACGCAGTCCGCGGTATGGAGCTTCTCGACCCCGTCGACCAGGAGACGGCCCTCGCCGGCCGCGCAGATTGGTTCACAGAAGACACTTGGCGACGGCTCGCCGAGCACCCCCTCGAGAGCGTCGACACGGAGTACCCACACCACAGCGGCGCCGTCGACGGCCCAGACGACACCGTCCACCCGAAGGCAGACCACCCAGTTTTCTACGGCTGCTACGACTGGCACTCGGCCGTCCACAGCCACTGGTCGCTGATCCGCCAACTGCGGCTGGCCGACGACCATCCCGAGGAGGCGGCCATCGTCGAGAGCATCGACGACCGCCTCACTCCCGAAAACGTGGCGGGGGAACGCACTTACTTCGAGGAGAACCCCGGGTTCGAGCAGCCCTACGGGTGGGCCTGGCTGCTGCGGCTGGCTGCCGAACTCCAGCTCTGGGACGACCCGCGGGCCGACCGCTGGAGCGACGCACTCGCGCCGCTTGAGACGTGTATCGTCGACCTCGTCGGGAGTGAGCTCCTCACACAGGAGCGCCCGTTCAGGGTGGGCACGCACGGCAACTCCGCGTTCGCGCTCTCGGGTGTGCTGGACTACGCCTGCGTGGTCGGCAACGAGGCGCTTGCGGATGCCGCGACGGCGACTGCTTGGCGATTCTACGAGCAGGACGAAGACGCGCCGGTGGCCTATGAGCCACTGGGATGGGACTTCCTCTCTCCGACGCTTGCGGAGGCGACCCTCATGCGCCGCGTTCTGACTCCTGCAGAATTCACCGACTGGACCGACGGCTTCCTGCCGACCGCTGGCGAACTCCGGATGAGCGGGTTTCTCGATCCCGTTGACGTGGCCGACGACGAGGACGGGGTCGCGCTCCACCTCGTCGGCCTGAACGTCGCGAAGTCGTGGGCATTCGCCGGACTCGACGAGGCGCTGGACGACGAACGCGCGCCGCTGTTCCGCGAGGCAGCAGCGGTCCACCTCCAGCCCGGTGTCGGGATGGCGTTCACCGACGAGTACGCGGGCAGCCACTGGCTCTCCTCGTTCGTGCTGTATCTTCTGACCCGAACCGATGCAGGTATCGCACCCTCGCCAGTGTAACCGTCGGACTGCTTTTGTCGGCGGGGCGTTTCCTCAGAGGTATGAACGCCGCCTCCCCCGTCGTCTATGACCTCGACGGGACACTCGTCCGCCTCCCCGTCGACTGGGGCGCTGCCGCCGCTGACGCCGCTGACGCGCTCCAGGAAGCCGGACTGGCGACCGAGGGCCACGACCTGTGGGGACTGCTGGAACTCGCGCGCGAGTCGGGCGAACTCGACACGTTCGAGTCGGCCGTCGGGCGCCACGAGCAGGCCGCGGCCCCGAAGTCGAACCGCCTCGCCACGGCGACGGAGCTCAAAGCGCGGGAGGGCCCAGTCGGCGTCTGCTCACTCAACTGCGAGGCGGCCTGTCGGGCCGCGTTGGAGCATCACGGACTGACCGAGCACGTCGACGCCGTCGTCGGCCGGGACACCGTGGCAACCCACAAACCGGACCCGGAACCGCTGCTTGCGGTGCTCGAAGCGATGGGCTGTGGGCCCCAAGACGCGGAGTTCGTCGGGGACTCAGAGCGCGACGAACTGACCGCAAAACGGGCAGGCGTGGCGTTCCGGTGGGTGACGTAGTCAGGTCGTCCCGTCGTCGTCTTGGGCTTCCTGCCTGCGCGCGTGGAGATACACACTGAGTCCGGTGAGAATCCAGACCACTGCGCCGACTCGAACCGCAAAGGAGACACGAGCGCCCCAGTCTGTGAGTGGCACCTGCGTCGAGAGCAGCGTCACCAGCGGCGCACCGACGACGATGGTGAGCACGAAGGTGCTCTGCATCACCCAGCCGAAATCAACCCCGTCGGGGTCGGTGGTGCCGACGTGTTCGGGCATCAGATGCGGTCGAGGAAGGAGTCGACGGCGCTGTTGAACGCCTCGGGCCGTTCGAGCATCGCGAGGTGGGCAGCGTCCTCGATGGTGCTGAGTTCACAGTCCGGCAAGGTGTCGGCCAGCGACTCGTGGTAGTGTGGCGGCGTGAGTTTGTCGTACTCGCCGACCAGCGCGAGCGCCGGAACGTCGATGCCGTCGAGCCGGCTGCGGGCGTCGAAGGCGTGGCAGGTCCGGAAATCCCGGCTGGTGACCGCTTGTCCCGTCTCCCGCATCGCTTGCTCGCTCACCTCGACGTAGTCGCCGTCAACATCGTGGAACAGCCGGTCGGGGCCGTGGAGGAACTCGATGGCCCGCTGGAAATCCGTCTTGAGCCAGACCAACAGGTCGTCGAGCACGGGCAGGCGTGCGCCCGTCCCCGCGAGAATCAGGCCGTCAAGGTCGATGTCACGATCCAGCGCGACGGTCATGGCGATCGCGCCGCCCAAGGAGTTCCCACAGAGTACCCGGTCGCCGGTCTCCTCGGCGACAGCGACCACGTCGTCGGCGTACGCCGAGAGTGCCTCGTAGCCAGACTCAGTGACGCAGGAGTCGCTCTCGCCGTGGTCACTGAGGTCAATCGTCGTCACCGGCGTCCGGTCGGCCAGCCGCGCCTGTGCCTTCCAAACCCCCGAACTCCCGCCGCTCCCGTGAATGCAGAGGACGCCAGGCCCCTCGTCAGTCCGTGCCGAGCGACGGTACGCGATTTCCCGGCTGTGGTGAGAAACCCGGTTCATACCGGCGACTCGCCGGGACCGGGCATAAATCCGCGGGACTGCGGTCCACAGCCTTCTCAACCGCCGAACCGCTACCCCACCTACATACGCCTGAGTGGTCGCAGTCATGCGGTTAATCGGCGACAACCTTATATACTTGTGGAGATTACTTGTGGTTAGCTAATGACGACTCACCAGCGCAGTATCAGTGAGAAGCAGTTCGGCCGCGTCTACGAGTACGACGATGCCTACGTCGTTGCGCTCGACCTGCGCGGCGTTGAGGGTGTAGTCACCGTCGACACCGTCGGCGAGACGGCCATCGTGGTCGTCGAGAACAACGAGGAGGTCGCCGAATCCGAGTTCGACCTCCCCGGCGAAGCCACGTCCACGAGTGTGAACAACGGGGTGCTGACCATCGAGGTGGCAAAATGAAGCTCACCATCAAGCCGCTGAAGCAGAAAGACGCGGGGCGTCGCCTCGCGGCGGTCGACCGCGTTGCCGCCGACGAGATGGATCTCACCGGTGGGGACTTCATCCGTATCGACGGGAAGCAGGGCACCGCAATCGCGCGGGTCTGGCCGGGCTACCCCGAAGACGACGGCACGGGCATCGTGCGCATCGATGGCCGGCTCCGCCAAGAGGCCAGCGTGGGCATCGACGACAGGGTCACGGTCGAACCCGCCGACGTGAACCCCGCCGAGCGGGTCGCGGTCGCGCTCCCCCAGCAGATGAACATCCGCGGCGACATCGGCGGCCTGCTCCGCAAGGAGCTCTCGGGCCAGCCCGTCACCGCCGGCCAGGACGTCCAGCTACCGCTGGGCTTTGGCTTCATGGGTGGCCAGGGCCAGGCAGTGCCCCTGAAAATCGCCGAGACCGCACCGAGCGGAACGGTGGTCATCACCGACAGCACCGAGGTCGAAATCAGCCAACAGCCCGCTGAACAGCTCCAGGACATGGGGCAGCCGGGCAGCCAGGGCGGTGCGAGCGAGATGCCTGACGTCGCCTACGAGGACATCGGTGGCCTCGACAGTGAACTCGAGCAGGTCCGGGAGATGATCGAGCTGCCGATGCGCCACCCCGAGCTGTTCGGCCGGCTGGGCATCGAACCGCCCAAGGGCGTGCTGCTGCACGGCCCGCCCGGCACTGGGAAGACGCTCATCGCGAAGGCCGTCGCCAACGAAATCGACGCCTCGTTCTACACCGTCTCGGGCCCCGAGATCATGAGCAAATACTACGGGGAGTCCGAAGAGCAGCTCCGTGACATCTTCGAGGAGGCCCAGGAGAACAGCCCCGCAATCATCTTCATGGACGAGCTCGACTCCATCGCGCCCAAGCGCGACGACGCTGGCGGCGACGTGGAACGCCGCGTCGTGGCCCAGTTGCTCAGCCTGATGGACGGGCTGGAAGAGCGCGGTGAAATCGTCGTCATCGGCGCCACCAACCGGGTGGACGCCATCGACCCCGCGCTGCGTCGTGGTGGCCGCTTCGACCGTGAAATCGAGGTCGGCGTGCCGGACACCAACGGCCGCGAGGAGATTCTGCAGGTCCACACGCGCAACATGCCGCTTGCCGACGACGTGGACATCGACGAGCTGGCCGAATCCACCCATGGGTTCGTTGGCGCCGACCTGGCGTCGCTGGCCAAGGAGTCTGCGATGATCGCACTCCGACGGTTCCGTCCGGAGCTCGACCTCGAGGCCGACGAAATCGACGCCGAAACGCTCGCACGGCTGGACGTCACCGCGAAGGACTTCCGCGAGGCGCTGCGAGGTATCGAGCCCAGCGCGCTGCGTGAGGTGTTCGTCGAAGTTCCCGATGTGAGCTGGGAGGATGTCGGTGGACTCGAGGGGACCAAAGAACGCCTGCGCGAGACCATCCAGTGGCCGCTGGACTACCCCGAGGTGTTCCGCCAGATGGACGTACAAAGCGCCAAGGGCGTGCTGCTCTACGGCCCGCCCGGCACCGGGAAGACGCTGCTGGCGAAGGCCGTCGCCAACGAGGCCGAGAGCAACTTCATCTCGGTGAAGGGGCCGGAACTGCTGGATAAGTACGTGGGCGAGTCCGAGAAGGGCGTCCGCGAGATCTTCAGCAAGGCCCGCGAGAACGCCCCGACGGTGGTGTTCTTCGACGAGATCGACGCCATCGCAACCGAACGTGGCCGCAACAGCGGTGACTCGGGTGTCAGCGAGCGGGTCGTCTCCCAGCTCCTAACCGAACTGGACGGGCTGGAGGAACTCGAGGACGTGGTGATCGTCGCGACGACGAACCGACCGGACCTCATCGATAGCGCGCTCATCCGCCCGGGCCGCCTGGACCGCCACGTCCACGTGCCCGTGCCCGACGAGGAGGCGCGCCGCGCCATCCTCCGGGTCCACACCCAGCACAAGCCGCTGTCCGACGACGTGGACCTTGACGAAATCGCCAGCCGGACGGAGGGGTACGTCGGCGCCGACCTGGAGGCGCTGGCTCGCGAAGCCTCGATGAACGCGACTCGGGAGTTCATCAACACGGTGGCGCCGGAGGACGCCGACGAGAGTGTCGGCAACGTCCGCGTCACGATGAAGCACTTCGAGGCCGCACTCGGCGAGGTTGCTCCCTCGGTCACCGACGAGACCCGTGAGCAGTACGCCGAAATCGAGAAACGCTTCAGGCGCAGCGACGTGGAGCGCGACCAGACGGGCGAAGACGGCGTGGCCCGAACGTTCCAGTAGGACGGCTCGCGACCCGCGGTTTTTTGATTGGTCCTACTCGGTAGCCGACGGCTCTGCCAGGCGGTACGCCACATTCGTCAGTTCTTCGGACACTGCCCAGAGCCGTTGGGCAGCATCCGCATCCTGTGCCTGTGCTGCGGGCTCCCGCACCTCGGGCGCGCCGCGCATGTTGAACAGGCCACCAGGGCCGACGTACTCGCCGCCATCGATAGCCTCTGCGGTCGCTGCGTAGAGCAACGGGAGGGCTCCCTGTCTCGCCGACTGACCGACCACAGCGTTGGCGGCTTGCATCGCCAGCAAGCGGAGTCGCGAGCCAGCCATCTCCGGGCCGCGGCGCTGGAGGTTCGTGTCGGCGTAGCCGGGGTGACAGACCACGCTGGTGACGCTTTCGCCCGCAGCCCTGAGCCGGCGGTCGAGTTCGAAGCCGAACAGCGCATTCGCCAGCTTGCTCTGGGCGTAGGCCTCCCACTTGTCGTAGCTCTGCTCGTGTTGAAGGTCGTCAAAATCCATCTGGCCGCGTTCGTGCATCGCGCTGCTGTGGGTGACGACACGGGTCTCGCCGGGCGTCTCCTGCAGGGAGTCGAGGAGGAGCCCCGTGAGCGCGAAGTGGCCGAGGTGGTTCACGCCGAACTGGAGTTCGAAGCCGTCCTCCGTCGTTCGATATGGGGTCGCCATCACGCCAGCGTTGTTACAGAGAATGTGAAGGTCGTCGAACTCCCGTTCGTACGCCGCGGCGAAGCTGCGAACCGACCCCAGGTCGCCCAGGTCCAACTCCATTACGGTGAGCGAGCCGTCGGCCTCGGGAACGCTGATTTCTTCGGCAGCCTCGCGGGCACGGTCGACGCTCCGGCAGGCCATCACCACGTCGGCGCCGCGGTGGACGAACGCCTCTGTGGCTGCGTAGCCGAGGCCGCTGTTAGCGCCCGTGACGGCGACGGTGCGGCCTGACTGATCGGGTATGTCCGTGAGGCTCCAGTTGGTCACACAGGAGGATTCGTCGCCGCGTCCCTAATGGTTCCGTCAAGCGAACCGACGCTCTCGTCACGTCCCAGCACTTTACAAGGGGACCCGCGACGACGTCCAGGGGTTCGTCGACCTCCGGGACGCGCTCCGGGCCCACGTCGAGGGCGGCACGCTCGCTGACGCGATGACCGAGGCCGTCTTCGTGCCCGCTGTCGAGCCCGTCGACACGCTGCTCACGGAGATGCAACGGGATGGCCACCGGATGGCGATGGCCGTCGACGAGTTCGGCACCGTCGTCGGCGTCGTCACGCTTGAGGACGTCGTCGAGGAGGTGGTCGGCGAGATCTATGAGTACCACGAGAGTGAGCCGATCAGTGTCATCACCGCCGATACCGCCGAGGTCGACGGCTGGACGACGATCGATCACGTCAACGAGACGCTCGCGCTGGAGCTCCCGACCGACGGCCCGTTCGAGACGGTTGCCGGGCTCGTCGCTCACCACGTCGACCAGCTCGGGGAGGAGGGCGAGCGCGTCGCACTCGACGGCGTCATCCTCACCGTGCTGGAGGCCACGGAGCGCGGGGTGAAGCGCGTCCGGCTCGAGTGGGGGGCAGATGAGGATGGACGCATGACTGGCGACGAGGACGGGGCCGGCAGCGGCAGCCCGGAGGCCGGAGAGGAGACCGAACGCAGGTGACCGGCTCCCTCGTTTGCCCCGCGACCACTCGAACTATGACACCCGGTCGAGAACGACGTGACGAATGAGTTCGATTCGCACAGAGGAGCTCCGGAAGCGCTACGGTGACGTGACCGCCCTCGATGGGCTCTCGCTGACCGTCGAGTTGGGTGAGCTCTACGGCCTCCTGGGCCCGAACGGCGCCGGCAAGACGACGACGATGGAGCTACTCACGGGCCAGACCGTTCCCGATGCCGGCGAGGCCGCAGTGCTGGGTGTCGACCCCGCCGCTGACCCCGTGGGCGTGCGCGAACTCGTCGGTATCCTGCCGGAGAAGGAGTCACCGCCGAGTTTCCTCACGCCGCGAGAGTATCTCCAGTTCGTCGGCTCGATTCGGGGACTCCCAGACACCACGGTGGACGAGCGGACCAAGGAGTGGGCCGACCGACTGGGCTTTGGAGCCAAACTGGATACACTCTCGACGGACCTCTCGCGGGGACAACAGCAGAAAGTGATGTTCGCCGGGGCGTTCCTCCACGAGCCCGACCTCGTGTTCATCGACGAGCCGCTGGCGAATCTGGACCCGATCGTCCAGGAGCGAGTGAAACGCTTCCTCGTGGAGTACCGCGAGGCTGGCAACACCGTCGTCATCTCCACCCACAACGTGGAGGTGGCTGCGGAACTCTGCTCGACAGTGGGCATCGTGAGTGCCGGCCAGTTGGTCGCCGAGGTAGTGCCGAGCGAACTGGGTTCGGACGAGACGCTGCTCGACGCGTTCATGCGGCACGTCGAGACGGCGGGTGGGGAGTACGATGGTTGATTCGGCGGCGCAACCGGACGCTGGCCACCGTGCCAAGCGGCTGTTCGTCGAGATGCTGCGCGAGGAGTGGCGGCTCCACCGCGAACTGTTGGGTGGGAGCCGGTTCGGCCTCTTCCCGCTGGTCGTCGCCGGGCTGGTCGCCGGCGCCGTGGAGCTACTGGCCTTCGTGGGAATCGGGGCCGATTCCGTCGTCACGGGGCTCCACGGGCTCGCGCTGGTGTTCGGTATCCACACCGGCTCCATCGGCTTCGTGGGCCGGGACGCGCTCCAGGACCTTCTGGGCGACGTGACCCTGCTGGTGTTCTCTGGGCGGACGCTGCCGCTCTCCCAACGAGCGCTCCTGGCGACGTTCGTGGTGAAGGACGTGGTCTACTACGCGCTGCTGTTCCTGCTCCCGATGGCGGCTGGGCTGCTCCCGGCGGCACTGCTCCGAGGAGCGGTCGGCATCTCGGCCGTCCCGCTGCTCTGGGCGACGCTGACCGCGACGTTCGTGCTCGGTGTCGGCATCACGCTCGCGGGCGTGGGCCTCGCTGGCCGCGGGAAGGCCGGGCTCGCTGCACTGGCGGGTTTCGGCGTCGCTGGTGCGGCGGCGTGGCTGGCCGGCCTCCCAGTCGTCGCGTACACGCCCTACGGCGTTTTCGGGGCGCCGACGCTCCCGCACGTCGTGGGCGCACTCACACTCGTTGGCGGCGTCTTCCTGCTCGGTGGGCTCCTGTTCGAGCCCCAGTCCCAGCGAACGACCAGAACGGAGAAGCCGCTGTTCCGTCGCCTGCACGCCCGAGTTAGTGATGCCGTCGCCGTGAAGACGTTGCTCGACGTCCACCGGAGCGACGGCGGGCTCTGGAAACTGCTGTTCTCGGGTGGCATCCTCTATGCTGTAACGGTGGCACTGGTCAGTCTTGCTGGGCGTATCACGGGCGTGGAACCGGCTGTCGGGGTCTCTTTCGGCACGGTTCTGGGGCTGACGGGCTTTACCACCTACAACTGGCTCACGCAGGCCGACGGCGTCGAGAGCTATCTTGCCCACCCCATCGACACTGGGGGCGTCCTCCGGGGGAAGCTCCGAGCGTTTCTGCTGCTCGGTCCCCTTGTGGGGCTGGCGTTCTACGCGCTCGCGCTCGCCCGCCACGGCGCCGGCCTGCTCGACGCGTTGACTGGGGCGCTGTTACTCGTCGGCGTCGCCTGCTACATCTTCGGCGTCACCGTCTATCTGGCGGGGCTCTCGCCCAACGAGTTCCTCTTCGATACCGGGCTGTTCCTGGGGTTCGGCGCGGCGATGGCGCTGCCGCTGGTCCCGGTGCTGGTGATTGGGTTTGCCCTCTCCCCGGTTCCAGTGTCGCTGCTGGCGGGCCTGAGCGCGTTCGGAGCCGTGTTGGGGCTGGTGGGGTTCGGGCTGTACCGACGCTCGATCCCGAAGTGGACGAGACACCACCGCGGAGGGTGAGCGCGGTCGTTGTGGGGAGTCGCGGTCGCTGACCCCGTACTGTTCCCAGTCAGCGATCCAGTGACACGGGTCCTCCGCGACCACCTACAGAAAACTACACTCCCCCAACAAACACCGTCGGACACCCAGTCGCGTTACGGGTGCGCGAAGTAGGCGACCGACTCACCGTCTTCCTGTTGCTCGTCTACCCGGACGAAGCCGACGCGTTCGAACTGGAGCATCTCGTCAGCGTCGTAAGCGGCGTAGCCGGGTTCAGCGACCCCGGTCACGTCACCGTCAATCGTTCGCAGCCGAAGATCGACCCCGCCGCTCGCGGGCACCCAGTGAATCACGTCCACGTCGCCGCTGCGGACGACATCAAGGTCGTCGTCGGTGAACTCGAGGCCCGCCTCCGTGTGGCGGACCGGCCCGAACCCCTTGAGCCAGACGCGCTCGCCCGCTGCGGGGAGGTCATCCCCCTCGACGAGCACCGACTCACCGACGGGGATATCTCGGGTGCCGCGGTCTTCGTGGTCGGGGTGCAGCGGCGGGTTCGCGACTGCGGGTCCGCCGATAATCTCGCGCTCGACGCCGTCCCGGACGAAGAAGCGTCGGTCGGCGCCGTCGTCGATAAGCTCGCGGTTGTTGGAGTAGACCGTCGACATCGCCAGGTCCACGTCCGAGGTTGAGAGACCGAGTTGGAGCATCGCGTCGACGAGCGCCTGCCCGCGGATTCCTCGTCGACGAACCGAGGCAATGGTGGGGGCGCGTGGGTCGTCCCAGCCGTCGAGGTCGCCGTTCTCGATGCGTTCGATGATGGTCGAGGTGCTCATCTTCACGTCGTAGGCGTCGATCTGGACGTGGCCCCAGTGGAGCACTTCGGGGTACTCCCAGCCGAAGTAGTCATAGACGAAGCGCTGGCGCTTGGCCGAGTCCTGCAGGTCGATGCCCCGGATGATGTGGGTGACGCCCGTGAGGTGGTCGTCGACACCCGACTGGAAGTCGAGCATGGGCCAGCAGCGGTACTCAGCAGCCTCCTCACGCGGGTGCGGGGTGTCGACCATCCGGAACCCGACCCAGTCACGCAGCGCGGGGTTCTTGTGCTCGATGTCAGTTTTGACCCGGAGCACCATCTCGCCGGACTGGTACGTGCCGGCGACCGTGTCGTCGAACTCCGCGTGGACCGTCTCCTGGTCTTTGTCGCGATGCGGGCAGGCTTGGGCGTTGTTCTTCAGTTCCGAAAATTCTTCGCCGGAACAGGAGCAGGTGTAGGCGCCGCCCTCGTCGATGAGTTTGCGTGCGTACTCGTAGTAGGTCTCGACCCGGTCAGACGCTTTGAGCACCTCGTCGGGGGTGAAGCCGAGATAGTCGATATCGTCGAGAATGCGGTCGTAGGCCT is a window of halophilic archaeon DL31 DNA encoding:
- a CDS encoding glutamyl-tRNA synthetase (KEGG: nmg:Nmag_0445 glutamyl-tRNA synthetase~TIGRFAM: Glutamyl-tRNA synthetase, class Ic, archaeal/eukaryotic cytosolic~PFAM: Glutamyl/glutaminyl-tRNA synthetase, class Ic, catalytic domain; Glutamyl/glutaminyl-tRNA synthetase, class Ic, anti-codon binding domain), which gives rise to MDEDLRERVEREAEKHALFNALEHGSDAEVGPIMGPLMGENPEFRQHGDQIAGVVAPVVSRVNEMDGDEQEARLEELAPDLHEELLAEEEEDDQTLPDLPNAAEYDEIRMRAAPNPNGPWHLGHARMPAVMGTYTEEIYDGHFIVRFDDTDPETKRPDLEAYDRILDDIDYLGFTPDEVLKASDRVETYYEYARKLIDEGGAYTCSCSGEEFSELKNNAQACPHRDKDQETVHAEFDDTVAGTYQSGEMVLRVKTDIEHKNPALRDWVGFRMVDTPHPREEAAEYRCWPMLDFQSGVDDHLTGVTHIIRGIDLQDSAKRQRFVYDYFGWEYPEVLHWGHVQIDAYDVKMSTSTIIERIENGDLDGWDDPRAPTIASVRRRGIRGQALVDAMLQLGLSTSDVDLAMSTVYSNNRELIDDGADRRFFVRDGVEREIIGGPAVANPPLHPDHEDRGTRDIPVGESVLVEGDDLPAAGERVWLKGFGPVRHTEAGLEFTDDDLDVVRSGDVDVIHWVPASGGVDLRLRTIDGDVTGVAEPGYAAYDADEMLQFERVGFVRVDEQQEDGESVAYFAHP
- a CDS encoding hypothetical protein (KEGG: hma:pNG7049 hypothetical protein) — translated: MVDSAAQPDAGHRAKRLFVEMLREEWRLHRELLGGSRFGLFPLVVAGLVAGAVELLAFVGIGADSVVTGLHGLALVFGIHTGSIGFVGRDALQDLLGDVTLLVFSGRTLPLSQRALLATFVVKDVVYYALLFLLPMAAGLLPAALLRGAVGISAVPLLWATLTATFVLGVGITLAGVGLAGRGKAGLAALAGFGVAGAAAWLAGLPVVAYTPYGVFGAPTLPHVVGALTLVGGVFLLGGLLFEPQSQRTTRTEKPLFRRLHARVSDAVAVKTLLDVHRSDGGLWKLLFSGGILYAVTVALVSLAGRITGVEPAVGVSFGTVLGLTGFTTYNWLTQADGVESYLAHPIDTGGVLRGKLRAFLLLGPLVGLAFYALALARHGAGLLDALTGALLLVGVACYIFGVTVYLAGLSPNEFLFDTGLFLGFGAAMALPLVPVLVIGFALSPVPVSLLAGLSAFGAVLGLVGFGLYRRSIPKWTRHHRGG